The Oncorhynchus clarkii lewisi isolate Uvic-CL-2024 chromosome 12, UVic_Ocla_1.0, whole genome shotgun sequence genome segment agttcgtgatttcttatcgtccgggctctaagaacaccaagcctgatgctttatctcgtctcttcagttcttcagtagcctccactgaccccgaggggattctccctgaggggcgtgttgtcgggttgactgtctggggaattgagaggcaggtaaagcaagcactcactcacactccgtcgccgcgcgcttgtcctaggaaccttcttttcgttcccgttcctactcgtctggccgttcttcagtgggctcactctgccaagttagccggccaccccggcgttcggggtacgcttgcttccattcgccagcgtttttggtggcccagccgggagcatgacacgcatcgtttcgtggctgcttgttcggtctgcgcgcagactaagtccggtaactcccctcctgccggccgtctcagaccgcttcccattccctctcgaccgtggtctcacatcgccttagattttatcaccggactgccttcgtcagcggggaagactgttattattacggttgtcgataggttctctaaggcggctcattttattccccttgctaagcttccttctgctaaagaaacggcacaaatcatcatcgagaatgttttcagaattcatggcctttcgtcagacgtcgtttcggacaggggtccgcaattcacgtctcaattttggagggagttttgccgtttgattggggcttccgtcagtctctcttccggctttcacccccagtctaacggtcaagcagaacgggccaatcagactattggtcgcatcttacgcagtctttcttttcgtaaccctgcgtcttggtcagaacagctcccctgggcagaatacgcccacaactcgcttccttcgtctgcgaccgggctatctccttttcagagtagcctcgggtaccagcctccgctgttctcgtctcagttcgtcgagtccagcgtcccctccgctcaggcttttgtccaacgttgcgagcgcacctggaagagggtcaggtctgcactttgccgttatagggcgcagactgtgagagccgctaataagcgtagaactaagagtcctagatattgttgcggtcagagagtttggctctccactcagaaccttccccttaagacagcttctcgcaagttgaccccgcggttcattggtccgttccgtatttctcagatcattaatcctgtcgcagtgcgacttcttcttccgcgatatcttcgtcgcgtccacccggtcttccatgtctcctgtgttaagcccgttcttcgcgcccccgctcgtcttcccccccccccccccccccatccttgtcgagggcgcacctatctacagggtccgtaagattttggacatgcgtcctcggggccgttgtcatcagtacctagtggattgggaggggtacggtcctgaggaaaggagttgggttccctctcgggacgtgctggaccgttcgctgatcgatgatttcctccgttgccgccaggtttcctcctcgagtgcgccaggaggcgctcggtgagtgggggggtactgtcatgtattgtcatattatgtcttgttcctgttctttctcttcactccgtctccctctgctggtcgtattaggttaccttctcttcccctctttcccccagctgttcctcatcttctctaactacctcgttcacccttttcccacctgttcccttttttccctctgattaggtctctatttctctctctgttcctgcttctgtctttgtcagattctcgtttgagtttctcatgccagaaccaaactatcgtctcgtttgcttcaaccttgtcctgtcctgtcggaatctgcctgttcatctgaggctacgtgtgatcaggtacctctgtcctctacaacccagctaatctcctctgctgctagaaggggactctacccagctattctcctctgctgctagaaggggaactcttctgtgatcttcagaaggactttatgtttcatttgtcgccctctctgcgggttgtttactttgccatcatatacatttgaagaggatctatgtcttacctgtgttttgacattaaaggactctgtttttgttaaaccgcttttgggtcctcactcacgtgcataacagattCACTTGAACTGACACGTCTGATTAAAGGCTTGTCCCTCTCAGTCAAAAAGCAGAAGTGTTGCAGTCAGAGGTTTTTGTCATTGTGTAAATCACTGTGATACGAACTCTTCAGCAGAATCATCATATGTCTGACAGTAATACACTGCTGAGTCTCCTGCCTCTACCTGTTTAATGATGAACTGATAATCTAAGTCTGAGGTGGATTTATAGTTGAACCGACTAGAGGAGAAACCTGGTCCATAATATTCAGAAGAACTGTCACCGTAGATAAAGCTCAGAACATACTGAGGAACCCCACCAGGAACCTGTTTATACCAATGAACATAGTTTCCATCAAATCTGCCAATGTTACAGTCCATAGTGACCTCCTCTCCTGTGGTTTTGGTCTGGACAGATGGCTTCTGGGTCAACACAATGACACCATGAACACCTGTTGACACATCACACTCACCATGAGGCATGTATATGTAACTATATATAAGGCATGATTCAAAGGTAAAAATATCAACGTTAATGGAAACTTACATGTTAGAGCAGTGATGAGAGTGCAGAGTGTCCCCAGCATGTTGTCAGTGTGTGGTGTGAACGGCCCTTACTGTCCAGCTGAGAGATgagcagggttggagtgtgaggagaggagaggctgcagGACCCACCTataaggagacagacagggaggatcAGGGGGAGGGTTCTCTACAGTTAACCTATCACCAAGCCATGGATAACTAGAGGGCGGGGCCTCTGCAATCAACCTACCACCAGCTACTCTCATTGTtgaatgttattattatttttcactGTAATTTTTCTGAATGATCAAAGTAACCAGAATATGAGAGACTAGTATGATCATTGATCTACATGAGATCCTGTCTTGTTCACGGACTCATATTCTACCTCCATCAAACCATGTCTGTAGTTTAATATCCTACAGTAGATCTACACAAGACCAACATAATGATGAGGTACTCAGGATGTCTCCCTATTccccttatagtgcactactgttgaccagaaccTAATGGGcctttgtcaaaagtagtgcactataaagggaatatagtgccatttgggaaacatttTCAGTTTCAGTCCACTCCTCTGGTCACCTGCAAACCCCCCtaactcccccctcccctcacacAGTTCTGAGAGGAGATAAAACAACCCCTTCATTTACATGAAGCTATAaataaggagaggaggagggggagcaggTGTGTCCTGGGGGAGAAGGGAGCAACACACAGCCTGTAACTCAGTGTCAGAGCTAGAACACGTCCCTGGTGAGTGACTCTCCTAACTAAAGATAGTAGATATGAATCCACCAGCTGGTCTTTGGGTGGGACTGAAACCAGTGGTCTACAGACAGCTGTTCCTGTTGTAAAGTACATGTAGATCTTTCCTCAGTCATTATTGGTGGTCCTACATCCTCCTCTGGTGGACTTTGACAGAACTTCAGACTCTATTCTGATCACTGAGGCAGAATGGTGTGAATCCTAACTTCTAATTAAGGTGAATCTTTACTTAGTCATGCATTGATACCAATGATGCcaatgggagactaagtgaaaATGTGACTGAACTGCTAGTTAGGATTCTCCCCAATGTGAACAAGACCAGACTTAGAGTGAGGGCACCAACGAGGACAGATGTGAAGAACAAgatgaggacacagagagagaaaatggaacaGGACAAGGGTTCATGAGGAACAGAGGAAGGAGGGTCCCTAAaccttgtaacggttttcttccgttgaaggagaggaggaccaaagcgcagcgtggttagagttcaacatgtttaatcaaGACCATACatgtgaacactacaaaatacaaaacaacaaatgtgaaaaacccaaacagtcctatctggagcatagacacaaagacagaagacaaccacccacaaaatacccaatgaatatggctgcctaaatatggttcccaatcagagacaaagaataaacacctgcctctaattgagaaccaatctaggcaaccatactcttatataaacacctagactaggaacaccccataaacatacaaaacccctagaccagacaaaacacataaatcgcccatgtcacaccctgacctaaccaaaataataaagaaaacaaagataactaaggccagggcgtgacacacctTAGTTAGACagatatagtctctctactacTACACCCATCCACTAGTACTAGATGAAGGAGGGTACCTAAACCTTAGTTAGACagatatagtctctctactacTACACCCATCCACTAGTACTAGATGAAGGAGGGTACCTAAACCTTAGTTAGACagatatagtctctctactacTACACCCATGCACTAGTACTATATGAAGGAGGGTACCTAAACCTTAGTTAGACagatatagtctctctactacTACACCCATCCACTAGTACTAGATGAAGGAGGGTACCTAAACCTTAGTTAGACagatatagtctctctactacTACACCCATGCACTAGTACTATATGAAGGAGGGTACCTAAACCTTAGTTAGACagatatagtctctctactacTACACCCATCCACTAGTACTAGATGAAGGAGGGTCCCTAAACCTTAGTTAGACagatatagtctctctactacTACACCCATCCACTAGTACTAGATGAAGGAGGGTCCCTAAAACCTTAGTTAGACAGATATAGTCTCTCCACAACACCCATCCACTAAGACCAGAGGAAGGAGGGTTCCTAAACCTTAGTTAGACTTATTTAGTCTCAACGACATCACTACACTCCTCTCTGAGGAAGGAGGGTCCCTAAACCTTAGTTAGACTGATTTAGTCTCaactacatcactacactccTCTCTGAACCAGACCAACACAGAACTGAGGAGAGATTTGTACTGACAACACAGATATTGTACACTAACTTTAAATAACGTTATCATTTGTGATTGATTTGAAACTGCGTGATGGATTTATTCTGGTAATTATTACAATGAAATACAACTATAATGAAATACAACTATAATGAAATACAACTATAATGAAATACAACTATAATGAAATACAACTATAATGAAATACAACAGTTTGAGCCACAAGGTGGAAGCATATTATAATATTTTAActcttctctttccccctgctGGCAAAGATGTACGGAGAGAAAAGAGTCATGAGTCAAATGTTATTGTACATTATAGTAAGACGTAGGTTTATAACACTATTGAATATAAACTATGAATATATTGAATTTATCATGCTGCTGTACTGTTGTTTAAATTCTTCATACAGTGAAAAGTACAAGCAAATATTGCCTAGGACATAATCGAGTTTCCTTTTCAAATCAACTATTTTAAATAGATATGGAAGATTATTAAATAGGTACTTTCAGAATGTTCTTATAATACAATCATATCACACTAATGAAAGGTTCTCAATAATGTGAAGTTTTAATATAAACTAAACTTGTGGTCCATCTCTGGTTattcattaacattacagtaAACCTGCCCTACATCTTGGATATCTAGATCAACTATTTTTGGATCTGGACTAAAGTCAGAGAGCAGGCTGCTCTATTTGAGATCAGTTAAACTCCCCCTCATGTAGAGCTGCTAACACTGATGTTCATCAACATGCTCCAATACAAACACTTGTTCTTTAGAATGTTCTTTATTGAATATCCACAATACAGCAAAGCTCTAACTATTCCTCTATTATACATCTGCTAAACAACCCATTTCAAATATAACAAGTCTACTTATCATATAGCCTATGATATCAGTATGATTAGCTATTTATCTTTTATGGAACATAATGTAAATATGCAGGTGAAACTTGTAATGAATTAACAATAACTTGAAAAGTGATGTAGAAAATCAAATAGACATTACAATGGTTCTCAGGCTATTCAGTGCTGCATTCAGACTTCTTGATGTCTTTCTCAGCGAACTTGGATCCCGCGGTGACTTTACACGAGAACACTTTGTCCTGGTTCCATTCTGACGTGTCAACGGTCAGACAGCTGCTGAGTTGAAACGTCTTGTCGGCTTGCGGCACCGGGCCACTCGTAGCGATGCCGCCGGTGACCGGATTCCCTCCAGCTGTCCAGCTGACATCTGCGTAGCCCATGGCCATCTGACTGGCCAGACACACCAGGGTGACTTTGCTGGACTTCAACTCATCGCTGGACGGAGGGAGGATGGTCAAGACAGGCGGAGGGAGGGTAGAGTCTGGACCAATGGAATGAGCAGAATAAATATTACGCAAAATCATTTGATAAGTTAGTAGAATGAAAAGGGGTTGTGTGATTATACTGtagaataaaaaaatacaacGTTTTCTCAAAGGCTACAAACAATTAACATGTTGGGCTCATAAATTAAATGGCACTAAAACCATGTAATTCTATCGTTACATGTTACTCACAAATCTCTGTTTGTACCTGGTCTTAGTTTTAAACTTCCTAAGTATCTCTCCATATGTGACTTTTCAGAGGTGAAGCAGATTTCTGTACAAGTTGATAATGAGTTCAGATCTCTAAGTTTAAACATAATCAAGTAGTCAGATGTGCTGAATGAGGGATACAATCAAACATATGTCCTACTACTAGTCACCCAGGAAACAGAGTTACCAACTGTAATGTAGTAGCCTGCAATGTAATGAATCATGTAGCAACATTGTGTAACTACCATATACATGGTTTTATCATTATTTAATATAACGTGGGACCAATACCTTAAAGGTTGATACAACTTTATGTTGACTTCACATCCAAATCTACCTCTGAGTAAATAGATGATTATTGTATGAGACATTATAAAGGAGTATTGTTGTCAAGTGACAGCAGTAACCTACATGGTCAAATAGTCCATCATGTTTTTTAAGTttaaatgtgaaatcaacaactaCAGATGTACTGTAGGTTATGAAGATGTCACATGGTGTTCATGACTCTTGATAATCAGTCCACAAAGTAGGTTATTTACACTAAATAAATATGAAAGAAGAATATAATGTTCAATATGTAACTCTATTAACTATTACGTTTTACAAAAAACCTTGAATACAAAAATAtcaggttaaataaagggaactcaCCAGTAACAATGAGCTTGGTTCCTTGTCCGAATACCACAGTGATTCAGTTTGTTTACACAGCCGTAcaataacctcctctctctctactgagaggacaggaactgaaacatcccattcagacagagcttcactctctactgagaggacagaaactgaaacatcccatccagacagagcttcactctctctactgagaggacaggaactgaaccatcccattcagacagagcttcactctctctactgagaggacaggaactgaaccatcccattcagacagagattcactctcactactgagaggacaggaactgaaacatcccattcagacagagcatcactctctctactgaga includes the following:
- the LOC139421637 gene encoding immunoglobulin lambda-1 light chain-like, with the translated sequence MLGTLCTLITALTCVHGVIVLTQKPSVQTKTTGEEVTMDCNIGRFDGNYVHWYKQVPGGVPQYVLSFIYGDSSSEYYGPGFSSSRFNYKSTSDLDYQFIIKQVEAGDSAVYYCQTYDDSAEEFVVVFGQGTKLIVTDSTLPPPVLTILPPSSDELKSSKVTLVCLASQMAMGYADVSWTAGGNPVTGGIATSGPVPQADKTFQLSSCLTVDTSEWNQDKVFSCKVTAGSKFAEKDIKKSECSTE
- the LOC139421631 gene encoding immunoglobulin lambda-1 light chain-like, producing the protein MLGTLCTLITALTCVSGVTVVTQKPPVVTVRKGETATLDCNLGTVQKSAANWYKQVPGGVPQYVIRFYHGNSAPTYGSGFSSPKFTSDHQSESDYRLIINNVEEADSAMYYCNTWDSSVTVVFGQGTKLIVTDSTLPPPVLTILPPSSDELKSSKVTLVCLASQMAMGYADVSWTAGGNPVTGGIATSGPVPQADKTFQLSSCLTVDTSEWNQDKVFSCKVTAGSKFAEKDIKKSECSTE